The Priestia megaterium NBRC 15308 = ATCC 14581 region CTAACCAAAAGCTTTTCCGTTCATTTACGCGTCCCCTTTCTTCATTTATTATTTGTTATTATATCATCATCAAGGTAAAAAGTACGCGTTTTGAATAAAAAATATTTTTATTTTTAGAATTTTGTGCTTTTTTTCAATTAAAAGTACGCGTTTTGAACACTAACATTCATAAGAGTTGCCTTTCCATTAAAGTGATATACAAATGATCTTGTTGCGATAACCAGAAAAAAACAGGATAAAATGAGCGCTTCATTTTATCCTGCTTTTTTAAGTTATTTCACAACTGCTAATACCGTTTCTTTAAAGCTGTTATAAACATGCGACCAAAGAGCTGGTTCTTCTTTATATCTTGTTTGTAACGAAGAAAAAACTTCTTTTTGTTTTTCTTCAAACGAAGGATCTTCTTTTGAAGGAAGCGTGGCACGAAGCTCATCGACGATTTGCTGAACTTCGGGAGCACGGGGGCCCCACTTCCCAAGTAGCGTCCCTTCATTATTAAAAATTAAAATAATCGGAATGGCACGTCCTCCGTTTGTTAAGTGACGGTCAATTAATTCGGTGTCCGCATCTCGCAGTGCAACGCGCACATCGATACCGGCAGCTTCAGCTACTTTACGAATGATTGGGTTAATCATCATCGCATCTCCGCACCAATCTTCAGTAATCGCTAAGAAATGAAGCTTGTGAGCCTTTAATTTGTCAGCCAGTTCATCTTTAGGAAGCTGAAATTGTTCATAAACAGCTAAACTTTCCTCTTTTAATGTACTCATGTCGTTCATATATGTTTGAATTGATTTTCCTTCTTCAAAATACTGCTGTTCTGTTTTCATCAAAATCCCTCTTTCTTTTTTGTATACGAATAGATGAGATGTAAAAATTCGGTTTACTCTTTTCTACACGCACTACTAGTATAGCTTTTAAGCACAGTGAATCAAAATATAAAAGTCAGCGCGTTTTTTAGCCTGCGACAGGATTTACAAAACTTCGATTTAAAAACAGCACATTGAGATGTTATAAAAAAAGAGAATGGGGTACATGTACACTATCAATGTAACAAATTTTAAATCTTTGTGAATATTTGAGAATGTTTATTGTGTAACCGTCATCTTTTGATTATGATAATGATATGTTAGCTACTTGACTAAATATGGAGGATGAGGCAAATATGAATCAATCCCCGCATGAGAAGCGAAAAAAACGCAAACAGTTTGTAGAACGTTTAAGGCTAAAAGGAATCAAAATAGAGCTGACAAAACCGCGCTCTCACTTTTCTTCACTATCCTTATTAAAATCATAACTCGTAACCACCTTTTTCTAAAGCGGAACGGTATCGAATTTCAACTATCTATGCTAAGGCTTACATATCATTTCAAAAAGAACAGCTTCTAAGTGCTGTTCTTTTTTGATACTTTTTTATATTTCTGCCTCTGTTAAAAAAAATTATAAACCTTTTTCTTTAATTCCTCCTTTTTCTATCTAGGGCTTTCCACTCCCTTTCTTACGGTGTTCTCAAGATATATAGTTCTATAAATCCCTTAAATTACCACTATATTCAAGGTATATATAATATAAGTATATATTGTAAATTTATAACTCTTCCTATATAATCTTGTAGAAAACGTAAAAAAAGGAGAAAATTGATGAAAAAACTGGGGGCAATACTATTATCATTTCTGCTGTTTGTTGGCGTATTTCCAACGTCTTCATTCGCAGCAGTGTCAACATTTGACGCAGATTTCAACAAGTATTTAAAATCGGTAAGCCAAACGCGAGGCTTTGAAGTAACCAAAGACGACGTTGAATATTCGCTTTCACTGTACGATGAAAGTCTTAAAAACTTCGATACAATCGCAGATTTAGAAGATTTTTTAGGTGAACCAATTGCAGCTGACTTACATAACGTGCAAGATGTGTATGCAGATTTTGACTTAGACAAAACAAGCTTAAATGCGTTATTAAAAGAGAACGGCCAAAGCTTAGACGATTATGTATACCTAGATGATTTATACGATGATGTCGGCTTCTATCTAGAGGGCGACGACTGGTATGAAGATGACGAGTCATATGACGAAGAAGACACTTCTTACGATGATGAATTAAGCGAGGAAGATTTAAGCGGCTTACTATCATTT contains the following coding sequences:
- a CDS encoding thioredoxin family protein, whose product is MKTEQQYFEEGKSIQTYMNDMSTLKEESLAVYEQFQLPKDELADKLKAHKLHFLAITEDWCGDAMMINPIIRKVAEAAGIDVRVALRDADTELIDRHLTNGGRAIPIILIFNNEGTLLGKWGPRAPEVQQIVDELRATLPSKEDPSFEEKQKEVFSSLQTRYKEEPALWSHVYNSFKETVLAVVK